The following are encoded together in the Choristoneura fumiferana chromosome 4, NRCan_CFum_1, whole genome shotgun sequence genome:
- the LOC141427598 gene encoding V-type proton ATPase 116 kDa subunit a 1-like: protein MGSMFRSEEMVLCQLFVQPEAAYVSMYELGEAGLAQFRDLNPHVNDFQRRYVSEVRRCSEMERKLRWVGSQLPEPPPPPKPGPRNLTPREINILEERIDYIESEIQEITRNAQNLKTDYLSLNELKLLIEKMQTFFQDHSAHRKISASVQIYNNEGVLGHLGFIAGVVATHRVPSFERMLWRISHGNIFFKQAQIEQLLKDPVTGHELQKTVFVVFFHGEQIKLRVKKVCHGFQATLYPCPATYKEQLDMLAGVGTRIKDLEMVLEQTENHRRLVLANIARDISTWMVAVRKEKAIYHTLNMFSMDIVKKCLIGECWVPKRDLHVLQKALDHGVRATGSLIPSILHHVPTREIPPTFNRTNKFTKGFQNLIDSYGIASYREVNPALYTIITFPFLFAVMFGDVGHGIIMAAFAAILVIFEKRFTKIKTDNEIWNIFFGGRYIILLMGIFSIYTGLIYNDMFSKSLNIFGSSWLNAYDNKTLKQFSLLELDPAEAYTQTPYPFGLDPAWQFAANNIIFLNSFKMKLSIIFGVIHMAFGVTMSVVNFNFLRKPELIFLQYIPQILFLLLLFWYLCILMFMKWTMYSAISPDPAYNTHCAPSVLILFINMMLFKKTEAAEPCKPFMFPGQDGLQKGFIAIAFLCIPVMLFGKPVYQMMVDKKRQQYQQGVESGEIDEKEHHDEGMGEVLITQAIHTIEYVLGTVSHTASYLRLWALSLAHAQLSAVLWQRVLIQGIGSFPVSGFIMYFVFAIWAFFTLAILVLMEGLSAFLHTLRLHWVEFMSKFYEGQGYAFMPFSFSAILENDEEDLTTAVNGAPESP, encoded by the exons ATGGGTTCGATGTTCCGAAGCGAGGAGATGGTGCTGTGCCAGCTGTTTGTGCAACCAGAGGCGGCTTACGTCTCCATGTACGAACTCGGAGAGGCTGGCCTGGCGCAGTTCCGAGAT TTGAACCCGCACGTGAATGACTTCCAACGTCGCTACGTGAGCGAGGTGCGGCGCTGCAGCGAGATGGAACGTAAGCTGCGCTGGGTGGGCTCACAGCTGCccgagccgccgccgccgcccaaACCCGGGCCGAGGAACCTCACGCCACGGGAGATCAACATACTTGAG GAAAGAATAGACTATATTGAATCTGAAATTCAAGAGATCACCCGCAACGCTCAAAACCTGAAGACCGATTACCTGTCTCTCAACGAGCTGAAACTCCTCATTGAAAAGATGCAGACATTCTTCCAAGATCACAGCGCGCACAGGAAAATTTCAGCCTCTGTGCAAATATACAACAACGAAGGAGTGTTGGGCCATCTAGGGTTCATAGCTGGAGTAGTGGCTACACATAGAGTGCCGTCTTTTGAAAGAATGCTATGGAGAATCTCGCATGGAAACATATTCTTCAAGCAGGCACAGATAGAACAGCTCTTGAAAGACCCAGTCACG GGTCACGAGCTCCAAAAGACGGTGTTCGTGGTGTTCTTCCACGGGGAGCAGATCAAGCTCCGCGTGAAGAAGGTGTGCCACGGCTTCCAGGCCACTCTGTACCCCTGCCCTGCCACCTACAAGGAGCAACTGGATATGCTGGCTGGCGTTGGCACCAGGATTAAAGACCTAGAGATG GTTTTGGAACAAACGGAGAACCATCGTCGTCTGGTGCTCGCAAACATCGCCAGGGACATCAGCACTTGGATGGTGGCAGTGCGGAAAGAGAAGGCCATATACCACACCTTGAACATGTTCAGTATGGACATCGTGAAGAAGTGTCTGATTGGAGAGTGTTGGGTGCCGAAGAGGGACCTGCATGTACTGCAGAAAGCTTTGGATCACGGAGTG aGAGCAACAGGCAGCCTCATCCCTTCCATTCTCCACCACGTGCCTACGCGGGAGATTCCTCCCACCTTCAACCGCACCAACAAGTTCACCAAAGGGTTCCAGAACCTCATTGATTCCTATGGAATCGCCAGTTACAGAGAGGTCAACCCAG CACTGTACACAATAATAACATTCCCGTTCCTATTCGCCGTCATGTTTGGAGACGTCGGCCACGGTATCATCATGGCCGCCTTCGCTGCCATTCTCGTCATTTTCGAGAAACGCTTCACCAAGATCAAAACTGACAACGAAATTTGGAACATATTCTTTGGAGGCCGCTATATCATTCTACTAATGGGCATATTCTCCATTTATACCGGCTTGATATACAATGACATGTTCTCAAAATCTCTGAACATATTTGGGAGCAGTTGGCTGAATGCGTACGACAACAAGACGTTGAAACAGTTTTCCTTGCTTGAATTAGATCCTGCGGAAGCATACACGCAGACTCCATATCCATTTGGATTAGATCCGGCGTGGCAA TTTGCAGctaacaatattattttcctaAACTCCTTCAAAATGAAACTATCGATCATATTCGGAGTAATTCACATGGCGTTTGGTGTAACAATGAGTGTGGTAAACTTCAA CTTCCTGAGAAAACCGGAATTGATATTTCTACAGTACATACCACAGATACTGTTTTTGTTGTTACTGTTCTGGTATCTTTGTATACTGATGTTTATGAAGTGGACGATGTACTCTGCTATTTCACCGG aCCCAGCCTACAACACGCACTGCGCCCCGTCGGTTCTCATCCTATTCATCAACATGATGCTCTTCAAAAAGACGGAGGCTGCTGAGCCTTGCAAGCCCTTTATGTTCCCAGGCCAGGATGGTCTGCAGAAGGGCTTCATAGCCATCGCCTTCCTCTGCATACCGGTCATGTTGTTCGGCAAACCTGTTTATCAAATGATGGTGGATAAAAAGCGACAG CAATATCAGCAAGGTGTCGAAAGCGGAGAGATAGATGAGAAGGAGCATCACGATGAAGGGATGGGGGAGGTCTTGATAACGCAGGCCATTCACACCATCGAGTACGTGTTGGGGACTGTCTCCCACACGGCGTCCTATCTGCGGCTGTGGGCGCTGTCACTTGCCCATGCGC AGTTATCGGCGGTGCTGTGGCAGCGCGTGCTAATACAAGGCATAGGCAGTTTCCCAGTGTCCGGGTTTATCATGTACTTTGTGTTCGCGATATGGGCGTTCTTCACTCTCGCCATCCTGGTGCTTATGGAGGGGCTGTCGGCGTTCCTGCACACACTGCGGTTGCATTG GGTGGAGTTCATGAGCAAGTTCTACGAAGGCCAGGGGTACGCGTTCATGCCGTTCTCATTTTCCGCCATCTTGGAGAACGACGAGGAAGACCTCACGACCGCCGTCAATGGCGCACCTGAGTCGCCGTAG